ggatattgggaagagaaagttgagagacgcaagacccaacactctggatgagcttaaggccgctatcgaagcatcctgggcctccataacacctcagcagtgccacagactgattgcctccatgccacgccgcattgaagcagtcatttctgcaaaaggattcccgaccaagtattgagtgcataactgaacataattatttgatttgaaggttgactttttttgtattaaaaacacttttcttttattggtcggatgaaatatgctaatttttttagataggaattttgggttttcatgagctgtatgccaaaaccatcaatattaaaacaataaaaggcttgaactacttcagttgtgtgtaatgaatctaaaatatatgaaagtctaatgtttatcagtacattacagaaaataatgaactttatcacaatatgctaatttttttagaaggacctgtagtgtcccaactttttgggaatccggtttgtaataataTGTATATGGAGATCTTGGTGCATCTTTAGTGCATACATATTATTATAATTAACCTTGCTTTTAGTGGCAATGACAAATTGTTTCAACTCAAATTTTAAAACGATATATGTGATCGAAGGGGTATATTGTATGACCCAAAGTGGGAACATTATAATTACATTTGAGAAAATGATCCGCCATTATTTATGCTCATATCTTATAGTATTCATTTATAACCCtaaattttaacattttattatttttatgttataataactttaataaatgtattgaatACACTTCTAAGAAATAATCCACAATAATTACTGCCATATGGAATTGCAGGCACTACATACTATAtgtatgggtatatgtccaactttaAAATTGAATAATTCAGTTATGCAATTTGGAATAGTAATTCTGTTCATACAAGATGTTGAGAAGGATAAAAAGGAACATATAGTGCAAAAATCGTTTATGTGCAAAAAAGACGCACAGAAAACGCATATACAAAAAACGCAGGATAAGCCTTGTCTAAGAAGGAAATCCAGTGATCCACATTTTGGTGCTATCTACGATATAAAAGGCGGAGGCAAACAGGTGATGCagtaccactgatgaagggaaagagagttcccgaaacgcgcCTGGGCTGGATCGCACACCTGTAAAGAAGCACCTCCACATATGCaagcatggccatgctataaAGTTGGACTGAAGGACTGTTGAAACGATCCGAACTAAGATCAACAAATCGAAAAAATCTCTGCCTTCCTATTGTATCGAATGGGGATATCGTGTATTAAGGAAAGCTGAAATCCCGCTCGAATTACCGCGAGATCTCGGGTAAGTTGGCTGGAGGAGGACGCAGCGAGACGTCGGCACCGTCCCGCGCCGCTCGATCCTCACTGAAGTAGGACGCCAACAGTAAGGAAGGTAAGAGGATTCACCTTATGAACATAGCACCCAATATTTGGCATGGGACTAAAATTAGCGCAATAGTCATTAGACTGTACCAGCGCTTAACAGTTGTGAAGTGACAGTATTACTGGAGATTCTTTATGCAGCAGGATTCGTATTATACAATATACCGACCCATTTGCTTGTTCATATTTCAACTGGAACGGAACAGCGGTAGAGAACTTGATCATAGTGCAGTGAGCTAAATAGCGTAACGTGTATTATACAAAAAAGGAACTACTCCCACTAACATTCTCAATCCCTGTGGACTTTTCACATTTTATGAAGTGTATTtctattttattgtatattattgTATATTGTTTTCTCATATTGCACACGTTTTCATTTATAAAtattgtgatttaattaaattctATTAATTTTACAAATCCAAATGCAGTGTGCTCGCCCATAATTTCAACTTCTATACCAATACTTATTACCAGAGGGTcggtgtccctctttttgggtTAGTTGCACCTATTCCACCATCTCGCCCAGAATGAGCCACCGCTGTGAAATTTGTATTTCCCAATTGCAATCACCCATTTTGTGTGCACTTCTTTTGACGGCATTATGGACATTTGGCAACATTTAGAGACAAAAAGAATAAGAGCTGAAACATATAAGTTTAATGACACTAGGAATGTACaattggaaaatagagatatgatCGATATTTTTCGTGaactagagttttttttttacaaaaacaacTAAAACAATATTGGGAAATCAGGTCCCTACAACAATATTTGGAAAATAACAAAATACCGAAGGGTCTTCTATTACAGAAAATCCCAGCACAAGATTTACTCAGTGACAAATTTGAAGAAGAGTGGAATGCAGTATTATTTGCGCACTCAGTCATTGATCAAATTGATTATTAAAAGACAAACTGAAATGCTGGATGATCTTAATAGTAAGATATTAAAATTAAAAGAGCAAATAGACAAATTCCCTGAAATTGAAGAATTAGAAAATTGGCAGGAGAGATTGTGTAAGGGATAAGATAGAATTGAGAATGATATAATAAACAAAAAAGGGAGGAAACATataagcccccccaaaaaactatcaGATAGAAGATACCCATGAGAACATAAACAGATTTGAAGACAACTCCCCCAAAAATAGGGAAATAAGAGAAGAAGACGTACAAAGTAAATGCACAGTTACAGTAAACAATAGATATGACCAATTGTCCAATCAACATTTTTTAGATCACACCCCAgcacatcacatgaccaggacgaGACACAAAGAGCACACACCCCCCACTCGCAACCGGGAATCACCAATACACCAGTACAACCTGAGGCACAAGCACCACCACTTACCACAAACGTTAGAAAATCACCATTATCACAATGCTCAAGGAATAGAACACGCCACGTATCCCACAAGGAATcgcagggatccccgaaaacaTTATCATCAAGATCACACAGAGGGTCCAAAAAGACAAGAAGAAGTCACAGGAAGAGACAGACAGCACAGGAGGCACCAATAAAATACACAACAATAATACATTTAAGTTCAGTTAATCTCACTAATTCACAAACCTTATTACTAGAAAAAGGCCTAAAATTTACACCCACCGAAAAATTGGACAAGTTTTCTGTGTATATAGGGAtccaaaaattcataagaaatttatgtttaaaaaaacatttcctaaaAAACCCACTAGTGAGGACTGATGCTATAGACCAAGTAGGGAAGTCTATATTGAAAAATAGATCAACATTATTTCCTAGGAACTAAATTAGTGCGGAAATGTCCACTTTTCAAAAAAATGTCGAAGTGGATATACGCAaaataaaaacaacatttttgGGTCGAGACAATTTGACAAGACAGGAATGCCACACTATAAGacaattgcaaaaaaatgaaGCTATCACCATACACCCCGCAGATAAAGGGGGCACGGTGGTAGTTCTAAATACAGCAGACTAAAATGAAGAGTGTCTTCGACAACTCATGGATGCAAAAACATACATGAAGCTAAAAAATGACCCACTGGAATGTTTTGATCAAGAATTGAAACTGTTAAGCAGAAAAGGCTTGGATATGTCGATCATTTCCAAGCAGGAACACAACGTCATTTTGGGGACACAGAGGAGACTACCTGTCTTCTACTGTCTCCCCAAAATTCATAAATGCTTGGTGAAACCGCCCGGTAGACCAATAGTTTCGGGCATAGGATCTATATCTTCaaatctgtccaaatatatagatGTACAAATACAACCTGTGGTGAAAAAAACTAGCTCCTATATTAAAGATACAACCCATATTATACAAATATTGGAGGCGTTAGAAGTTGAACCGGGGTCGATTATGGGTACACTTGATGTACAGTCATTGTACACGGTAATCGACCACCAACAGGGTATGTCAGCAGTAAGGGAACAATTGAAGAGAGATGGAATAACGGATGATGCATATATTAATTTCATTATAGAGGGTATAAactatattctaacccacaattatttttatgtTGAAGGGAACTATTACCTACAGAAATGTGGGACCGCCATTgggaccagattcgcccccagttatTTTTAGTTGAATGGGAAGAGACAAACATCAGACCCAGACTGGGGGTGGATCTGGCCCTATGGCGAAGATTTATAGatgatatcatttttatttggaaACACAGTAAGGAAGATTTAGAACTATTCTTGCGAAATATCAACCAGATTCAATTAACTCTAAGGTTTACTTCGAATATTACAGAAGAAACAGAATTCCTAGATTTAAAGATAAAAGAGTTAGGTAATAGATATATATGTAAAACATTCTTTAAGTCCATGTCGAAAAACAGCTTCATACAATCCTCTAGCTGTCATCTGCCAAATTGGCTGATTAATGTCCCATTCGGCCTGTTTCGCAGAATCAGAAGAAAATGTACACAAGACCAAGATTTTGAGACAGAAGCCATAAAAATGAAGAATCAGTTTTTAGATAAAAAATATCCAGAAAAAGTTGTGGATGCAGCATTGGAGAGAACCAGAAAATTAGATAGACAAACATGGTTCACCAATAAGGAACCAGTGACTGAAGAAAAGCAAGATACAGAGGCAATAAACTTAATAATAGTCATAAGAgggtacaaaaaaattataaaaacccaCTGGCAGCATATCTTGAGTGATAAGATGATAGGCCATCTCTTACCAGTTATACCATCTTTAACATTTACTAATCTAGGTTTAAAAATAGCCCCATCCATTAAAACACCAAAACCAATAATGGGTGAGAATACAATTTTGGGCACCTGGATGAAGCTCAAAGGCTTCTTCAAGTGTGATAAATGTATGGCATGTAAGATTAATCCTATACCTAGGAAAACAACAACAATATCTTCTACACAAAACACTCATACATGGGAGATTAAGGAATGCCTAACTTGCAATACCAGCAGAGTTATCTACCTGATCCAGTGTCCATGTAAGAGACAATACATAGGTAGAACCAAACGACCTATGAAAACTAGGCTGGCAGAACATATAGCCAACATAAGAAAGGGGTATGACAAACATTGTCTAGCCAAACATTTTAGAGATGTACACAACAAAGATCCATCCAACTTGATCTTCATGGCACTGGAAAAGGTGGATAGACACTGGCGGGGAGACAACTACATCAAGCAGATGTCCAAAATAGAGTCAAGATGCATTTATGAATTTGGATCGATGCTGCCAGTGGGTCTAAATGCAGAACTGGAGCTTTTTGGGTTCTTGTAGGCTGGGTGCCCCTGAATCGACTCACACGCCGCAGTCTGGCCATTCATCGGCACTGCGTTGTGAACTCGAGCAGGGGTCCCCAGCCCTATACAACTTGATCAAGATGCACCAAAATCTCCATATACATATTATTATAATTAACCTTGCTTTTAGTGGCAATGACAAATTGTTTCAACTCAAATTTTAAAACAATATATGTGATCGAAGGGGTATATTATATGACCCAAAGTGGGAACATTATAATTACATTTGAGAAAATGATGATATTTATGCTCATATCTTATAGTATTCATTTATAACTCtaaattttaacattttattatttttatgttataATAACTGTAAGAAATGTATTGAATACACTTCTAAGAAATAATCCACAATAATTACTCCCATATGAAATTGCAGGCACTACATACAtactatatgtatatgtatacatacatactatatgtatgggtatatgtccaactttaAAATTGAATAATTCAGTTATGCAATTTGGAATAGGAATTCTGTTCATACAAGATGTTGAGAAGGATGAAAGGAACATATAGTGCAAAAAACGCATATGTGCAAAAAAGACGCACAGAAAAAGCATATACAAAAAACGCAGGATAAGCCTTGTCTAAGAAGGAAATCCAGTGATCCACATTTTGGTGCTATCTACGATATAAAAGGTGGAGGCAAACAGGTGATGCggtaccactgatgaagggaaagagagttcccgaaacgcgtctgggctggATCGCACACCTGTAAAGAAGCACCTCCGCATATACaagcatggccatgctataaAGTTGGAATGAAGGACTGTTGAAACAATCTGAACTAAGATCAACAAATCGAAAATATCTCTGCCTTCCTATTGTATCGAACGGTGATATCGTGTAGTAAGCAAAGCTGAAATCCCGCTCGAATTACCGTGAGATCTCGGGTAAGTTGGCTGGAGGAGGACGCAATAGTCATTAGACTGTACCAGCGCTTAACAGTTGTGATATGACAGTATTACTGGAGATTCTTTATGCAGCAGGATTCGTATTATACAATATACCGACCCATTTGCTTGTTCGTATTTCAACTGGAACGGAACAGAGGTAGAGCACTTGATCATAGTGCAGTGAGCTAAATAACGTAATGTGCATTATACAAATAAGGAACTACTCCCACTAACATTCTCAATCCCTGTGGACTTTTCACATTTTATGAAGTGTATTtctattttattgtatattattgTATATTGTTTTATCATATTGCACACATGTTCATTTATAAAtattgtgatttaattaaattctATTAATTTTACAAGTCCAAATGCAGTGTGCTCGCCCATAATTTCAACTTCTATACCAATACTTATTACcagagggtgggtgtccctctttttgggtTAGTAGCACCTATTCCACAATCTCGCCCAGAGTGAGCCACCGCTGTGAAATTtgtgttttatataggccaataaagaccAGGCCTGGAGCGAgaggagaagccacccacccagcactttggttactcccagtaagaggcggcctggatcagctttacagccataccaacaacaaacagtgtcaaccagcactagctgccactgacacttagaactaccggctcttacctcaccgaggccaggaatctcggtgacacataccttccatcaatgacagcCCATTGCGCCTTCTTACACACaaaccccctttgttcaaccctgagggtgtAAACACCCGCCAGTTAGTGTACCCGGAACAgagcatctgcgtttccctgtaacctgcctgccctatgttccacagaaaattttaagttttgtaatgacaagaaccacctggtgacccgagcattcctctctttggcctggctcatccatttgagaggtcaccagacggaattttctccccaacagataatagcggagagactcgagtgcccacttgatggccaggcaatctctctccactatactgtacctagtctcggctggggtaagtttttggctcaggaaaacaacgggatgttcctccccattaatttcctgagagagtacagctccgaggcctacttcagaggcatcggtctgtaccacaaactcccttttgaagtcggcatcaccaaaaccggggacccacacagggctgacttcaaagcagagaaagccttttccgcctgctcattccagtggaccgccactgacttccgtcccttcaaaaggcctgtcaatggtgcagcgactgtagcaaaattggggacaaacctcatatagtaccctaCCATACCcaagaacgactttacttgccgagtagtgacaggtcggggccaattcctaattgcctcaattttgttcacctgaggtttgaaaATTccacgcccaattacataccccaggtacttggtttcttctaaccctatcacgcactttttttgggttagcagttAAGCCAGCTTTCCTAAGGGAATCCACTACAGTCTGTACTTTATGTAGgtaactttcccagtcggtgctgtggataacgacatcgcccaggtacgccgaagcgtaccaacgatgtggacggagtacaatgtccattagcctttgaaatgtggtgggagcgccatgtagaccaaagggtaatacagtgtactgatacagccctctgtgatgaaagacattttttctttggcagcctcagtgtcatggtcttacctccttgctgttctcctttgtttgacatgtgctggcggccatcttggtttctgggtttcttgtagcctcccaccctgcggctcctccttcccactgggaggagctggatgcctagctcatatatataggaggtctgtggcttcagttccttgcttggtcctcctgtgctcacatgcttctaagactgctgctgcttctggttcctgatcctggcttcgtctgactaccctgctgattcctgatcctggcctcgtctgactaccccgctgattcctgatcctggcttcatctgactacccttctggttcctgatctctggtttcgcaagaccctgcttcggtttagccatccgtttggacttttgccttacagctttattttcaataaagccttcttatttccactcatcacttgttgtacgtctggttcatggttccatgacattaggaccaagccatgaattctgacggtacagggccatcctcgctacctacgctggttgccagacttgatcagcaggatcacctgttgggtcggttcgctgtggcgttgcaaaccctgcttgaacgcacggctcatttagcttccgttgccgatgggtcggttgtcgctcctgggcccgctcctactgccgctccggttgttgcgccagagtctaccccgacacctgttgctgcgcctgcggtgtttcggggtat
This is a stretch of genomic DNA from Bufo gargarizans isolate SCDJY-AF-19 chromosome 3, ASM1485885v1, whole genome shotgun sequence. It encodes these proteins:
- the LOC122932203 gene encoding uncharacterized protein LOC122932203, translated to MWDRHWDQIRPQLFLVEWEETNIRPRLGVDLALWRRFIDDIIFIWKHSKEDLELFLRNINQIQLTLRFTSNITEETEFLDLKIKELGNRYICKTFFKSMSKNSFIQSSSCHLPNWLINVPFGLFRRIRRKCTQDQDFETEAIKMKNQFLDKKYPEKVVDAALERTRKLDRQTWFTNKEPVTEEKQDTEAINLIIVIRGYKKIIKTHWQHILSDKMIGHLLPVIPSLTFTNLGLKIAPSIKTPKPIMGENTILGTWMKLKGFFKCDKCMACKINPIPRKTTTISSTQNTHTWEIKECLTCNTSRVIYLIQCPCKRQYIGRTKRPMKTRLAEHIANIRKGYDKHCLAKHFRDVHNKDPSNLIKMHQNLHIHIIIINLAFSGNDKLFQLKF